In Panacibacter ginsenosidivorans, the following proteins share a genomic window:
- a CDS encoding TIGR00341 family protein, producing the protein MRFLHKTFSIYEGTDKEQTIDAISKGVTLQGYNIWILICSAMLASIGLDTNSTAVIIGAMLISPLMSPILGVGLSIAIHDKELLFRSVRNLSIAVILSLATAVLFFLLTPLRDVTSEIQARTYPTLLDVLIALFGGVAGIVSASRSEKTTAIPGVAIATALMPPLCTAGYGIATAQWNYFFGAFYLFFINAVFISLATFIIAKYLKFHEKEYVDERMQKLYSRWFTVLAIIVILPSIYFLYTVYKKESTKKQLQSFVLDKIQSGGNEILKWELQPTDSATLIKVYHSGNPIRKDEVSSIDSVLRQNGLSNYRLKVFRVNLTKEEISSLTAEAARQAINEIQLQSIKETLPVVLKDSIKFYNNIAGPETKIAFPFIDTVKSGMFISISDKNTVDTLPVFFYKSKRNLSNSQKAQLYQYLLLRSNKDTVALLPF; encoded by the coding sequence ATGAGATTTTTGCACAAAACTTTTAGCATTTATGAAGGTACTGATAAGGAGCAAACCATTGATGCTATCAGCAAAGGTGTAACGTTGCAAGGCTATAATATCTGGATATTGATTTGCTCGGCCATGCTAGCTTCCATAGGCTTGGATACAAATTCTACCGCGGTAATTATTGGCGCAATGCTTATCTCTCCTTTAATGTCTCCTATACTTGGTGTGGGGTTATCCATTGCTATACACGATAAAGAACTTCTATTCAGATCTGTTCGCAATCTAAGTATTGCAGTTATATTAAGCCTTGCAACTGCAGTACTCTTTTTTTTACTTACGCCATTAAGAGATGTTACTTCAGAAATTCAGGCAAGAACATACCCAACTTTGCTTGATGTACTTATAGCATTATTTGGTGGTGTTGCAGGTATTGTTTCAGCTTCCAGAAGTGAAAAAACCACTGCTATTCCCGGAGTAGCTATTGCAACCGCTTTAATGCCACCTTTGTGTACCGCTGGTTATGGTATAGCAACCGCACAATGGAATTATTTTTTTGGAGCATTTTATTTATTTTTTATTAACGCAGTTTTTATAAGTCTTGCCACATTTATAATTGCCAAGTATTTAAAATTTCATGAAAAAGAATATGTAGATGAGCGAATGCAAAAGTTGTATTCAAGATGGTTTACTGTGCTTGCCATAATTGTTATTTTACCAAGTATTTATTTTCTGTACACAGTGTATAAAAAAGAATCTACCAAAAAACAATTGCAATCATTCGTGTTAGATAAAATTCAAAGTGGCGGCAACGAAATACTTAAATGGGAATTACAGCCCACGGATTCTGCTACGCTCATAAAAGTATATCATTCGGGAAACCCCATCAGAAAAGATGAAGTTTCTTCTATTGATAGTGTACTGCGACAAAATGGCTTAAGTAATTACAGGCTAAAAGTGTTTCGTGTTAATCTTACAAAAGAAGAGATCAGCAGTCTTACGGCCGAAGCTGCAAGGCAGGCAATTAACGAAATTCAGTTGCAGTCCATTAAAGAAACTCTTCCTGTAGTATTAAAAGATTCTATAAAATTTTATAACAACATTGCCGGCCCTGAAACCAAAATAGCTTTTCCTTTTATTGATACGGTTAAGAGCGGAATGTTCATTTCAATTTCAGATAAAAATACCGTAGATACATTACCTGTATTCTTTTACAAAAGTAAACGTAACCTCAGCAATAGTCAAAAAGCGCAGTTATATCAATACCTGCTGCTGCGTTCAAATAAAGATACAGTGGCGTTACTGCCATTTTAA
- a CDS encoding cation:proton antiporter: MELFVLFSALISLAAFFSYINVRFLKLPSGISLMLMGTIAAIAVIIAGSFSSGFSALVEEKLLLIDFSEFLLGILLSFLLFAGSLHVQLDDLKTAAKSIISFATLGTLISTFVIATGLFYLVQLFNEQIPFIYCLLFGALISPTDPIAVMGILKSARLSKTIETNIIGESLFNDGIGVVVFTTVLKIATSSEDNFGVPEISMLFLRESGGGIIAGLVIGITGYLLMKSIDHFQTEILISLAMVMGGYSLCHYLHVSGPLAMVVAGIMTGNKGKALAMSDITRDYLGKFWEITDEILNAVLFLLIGLELVIVDFKFQYFFIGLITALLLVVARYISLFFPAWLLGFKKALGNNTLTIMTWGGLRGGISIALALSLPAGSYKYQLVSVTFVIVLFTILVQGFTIEKLIKRLNR, translated from the coding sequence ATGGAGCTTTTTGTTTTATTTTCCGCTTTAATTTCCCTGGCTGCTTTTTTTTCATACATTAACGTAAGATTTTTAAAACTACCATCCGGTATAAGTTTAATGCTAATGGGCACAATCGCAGCTATTGCTGTAATTATTGCCGGATCCTTTTCCAGTGGGTTTAGTGCGCTTGTAGAAGAGAAATTGCTGTTAATAGATTTTTCAGAATTTTTACTTGGCATTTTATTAAGTTTTCTGCTTTTTGCAGGGTCATTGCATGTTCAGTTAGATGATTTGAAAACTGCAGCAAAAAGTATTATTAGTTTTGCTACATTAGGCACCCTCATTTCCACCTTTGTTATTGCTACAGGATTATTCTACCTTGTTCAGTTATTTAATGAACAAATTCCTTTTATCTATTGTCTTCTCTTTGGGGCATTAATCTCACCTACCGACCCTATTGCTGTTATGGGCATTTTAAAAAGTGCAAGACTGTCTAAAACTATTGAAACTAATATCATTGGTGAATCATTATTTAATGATGGTATTGGCGTTGTGGTCTTTACTACGGTATTAAAAATCGCAACTTCGTCAGAAGATAATTTTGGAGTTCCTGAAATCAGCATGCTGTTTTTACGGGAATCAGGCGGTGGCATTATAGCAGGCCTTGTAATCGGAATAACAGGTTACTTATTGATGAAATCTATCGATCATTTTCAAACTGAAATTTTAATTTCATTAGCCATGGTAATGGGCGGCTACAGTCTTTGTCATTACCTGCACGTATCCGGCCCATTAGCAATGGTTGTTGCAGGTATAATGACAGGAAACAAAGGCAAAGCACTTGCAATGAGTGATATAACCAGAGATTATCTTGGTAAATTCTGGGAGATCACTGATGAAATATTGAATGCGGTTTTATTCCTGCTGATTGGACTGGAGTTAGTTATAGTTGATTTTAAATTTCAATACTTTTTTATTGGCTTAATCACCGCTTTACTATTAGTTGTAGCCAGGTACATTTCTTTGTTTTTCCCCGCCTGGCTATTGGGTTTTAAAAAAGCCCTTGGTAATAACACCCTGACAATAATGACATGGGGAGGTTTACGCGGAGGCATATCCATTGCTCTTGCCTTGTCATTACCGGCCGGGTCTTACAAATACCAGTTAGTTTCAGTCACTTTCGTTATTGTCTTGTTTACTATATTAGTGCAGGGTTTTACCATTGAAAAGCTAATCAAAAGATTAAACAGGTAA
- a CDS encoding ABC transporter ATP-binding protein yields MARFKSAATKGPGIFSILKPYNGMVFLLISFTLLSNGINLMLPKIIANGIDAWPKNYVLQKILIEFFGASLIIFIFTYLQGVVQVYTSEKVARDLRSQLSYKISTQSYAYIEESNPAKLLTNLTADVDSIKMFVSQAIVSIVSSVIIIIGACIMLFSINWKLAFAIVAIIPIIGGAFFFVLKKVRAIFLQSRQVVDRLNKVINESILGAAIIRVINSQQLEYDKFLAANTKAKDLGLSILKLFAGLIPVIIFTSNLAGLAILTIGGKFVISGSMSLGDYAAFSSYLSLLIFPILVIGFMSNVIAQASASYQRIKAVIDVPEVPDKGTNRAYLKGNIELRDVSVFYGQKPALQHISFSVRGGSTLAVIGPTAAGKTQLLHLLTGLIKPTEGSITFDGVNLQDYNKENFYSQVGFVFQDSILFNMSIRENIAFSNTVTDESLAKAIATAELKEFIDSLPDKLDSVISERGTSLSGGQKQRMMLARALAINPKILLLDDFTARVDTNTETKILKNLRQNYPDITLVSVTQKIATAENFDQIIVLMEGEIVATGIHSELMKQSPEYIQIFNSQQSTSNYELQPQ; encoded by the coding sequence ATGGCACGTTTCAAATCTGCAGCCACCAAAGGTCCGGGTATATTCAGTATCCTTAAGCCTTACAATGGTATGGTTTTCCTGCTTATAAGTTTTACATTATTAAGTAACGGCATAAACCTGATGTTACCTAAAATAATAGCCAATGGTATTGATGCCTGGCCAAAAAATTATGTATTACAAAAGATATTGATCGAGTTTTTTGGCGCCTCTCTGATTATTTTTATTTTCACTTATCTGCAGGGTGTTGTGCAGGTATATACTTCTGAGAAAGTAGCCAGAGATTTGCGCTCCCAACTTTCCTATAAAATATCTACACAGAGTTATGCATATATAGAAGAATCTAATCCGGCAAAATTATTAACCAACTTAACTGCAGATGTTGATTCTATTAAGATGTTTGTGTCACAGGCGATCGTGTCTATTGTATCTTCTGTCATCATTATTATTGGAGCCTGCATAATGTTGTTCTCCATTAACTGGAAACTTGCATTCGCTATAGTAGCAATTATTCCAATTATTGGTGGAGCATTCTTTTTTGTGTTAAAAAAAGTCAGGGCAATATTTTTACAAAGCAGACAGGTGGTGGACAGATTAAATAAAGTGATTAATGAGAGCATTCTTGGCGCGGCAATCATTAGGGTCATCAATTCACAACAACTGGAATACGATAAATTTCTTGCTGCCAATACAAAAGCAAAAGATCTTGGATTAAGTATTTTAAAATTATTTGCAGGTCTTATTCCTGTAATCATTTTTACATCCAATTTAGCGGGATTAGCTATACTTACTATCGGTGGCAAATTTGTAATAAGTGGTAGCATGTCACTTGGCGATTATGCAGCCTTTAGCAGTTATCTTTCATTGCTTATTTTTCCTATACTGGTTATTGGCTTTATGAGCAATGTGATAGCACAGGCAAGTGCGAGTTATCAGCGTATAAAAGCGGTCATCGATGTGCCGGAGGTGCCGGATAAGGGAACCAACAGAGCATATTTAAAAGGCAATATTGAATTAAGGGACGTGTCTGTTTTCTATGGACAGAAACCAGCCTTGCAGCATATTAGCTTTTCAGTTAGGGGTGGTTCTACTTTAGCGGTAATTGGACCAACTGCTGCAGGCAAAACACAATTGCTGCACCTGTTAACTGGTTTAATAAAACCAACTGAAGGCAGTATTACATTCGACGGAGTAAATCTTCAGGATTACAACAAAGAGAACTTTTACAGCCAGGTAGGTTTTGTTTTTCAGGATAGCATTCTGTTCAATATGAGTATACGAGAGAATATTGCATTCAGCAACACTGTTACAGATGAATCACTTGCCAAAGCCATTGCCACTGCTGAATTGAAAGAGTTTATTGATTCGCTTCCTGATAAATTGGATTCAGTTATTTCAGAAAGAGGCACCAGTTTATCAGGTGGTCAAAAGCAACGTATGATGCTGGCAAGAGCATTGGCTATTAATCCGAAAATATTATTACTCGATGATTTTACAGCACGTGTAGATACCAATACCGAAACGAAAATCCTGAAAAACCTGCGGCAGAACTATCCTGATATTACATTAGTTTCTGTTACACAAAAAATAGCTACGGCAGAGAACTTTGACCAGATCATCGTATTAATGGAAGGCGAAATTGTAGCTACCGGTATACATTCCGAATTAATGAAGCAAAGCCCGGAATACATACAGATTTTTAATTCACAGCAGAGCACAAGCAATTATGAATTACAACCTCAATGA
- a CDS encoding ABC transporter ATP-binding protein: MNYNLNDIGTAQQKTSTLNALKRLLQLIKEERRNLFLALVAILTNSGLNLLGPFIIGYVIDTYIVHKDYAGVLMWAGILLAMYIVAAVASYLQSRGMGGVGQRMLFKLRNSIFTKLQQLPVDFFNQNKAGDLISRVNNDSDKINQFFSQSLMQFIGTIVTMTGAGIFLLAINFELGVATLIPGLLIFLFTKFASPWIKKRNALSMQRTGGLSAEIQESLHNFKVIIAFNRRDYFRNRFNEANQQNYTSAIAAGIANNVFIPVYGFFAGLAQLIVLTFGIYLIATGHFSIGLLVSYLAYATNFYNPLRQLAALWTGFQVAMAGWDRISYILNLETNLPVIASNTKENMNGAIMEFRDVSFGYNKDKEILHHINFTLERGRTYALVGPTGGGKTTTASLIARLYDPVKGMVLLNGKDIRSYQPDERSDRIGFILQEPFLFTGTVRENILYSNEAYKNFSNEQLEATIQSAGLQSLLNIFEKGLDTEITSGGESISLGQKQLIAFMRAVLRNPALLILDEATANIDTITEQILQDILNKLPESTTRVIIAHRLNTIQNADEIFFVNAGEVIRAGSFDHAVNMLLHGERES; encoded by the coding sequence ATGAATTACAACCTCAATGATATTGGAACGGCACAACAGAAAACATCAACACTCAATGCGTTGAAAAGATTGTTGCAGCTGATAAAGGAAGAGCGCCGCAACCTTTTTCTGGCGTTGGTTGCCATACTTACTAACTCGGGGCTAAACCTGCTTGGTCCTTTTATCATTGGCTATGTAATAGATACTTACATAGTGCACAAAGATTATGCTGGTGTATTAATGTGGGCAGGTATATTACTTGCCATGTATATTGTGGCAGCCGTAGCCAGTTACCTGCAATCAAGAGGCATGGGCGGTGTGGGGCAACGTATGTTATTTAAACTGCGTAATTCCATTTTTACAAAACTGCAGCAATTACCCGTTGATTTTTTTAATCAAAATAAAGCAGGTGACCTTATTTCAAGGGTTAATAATGATTCAGATAAGATCAATCAATTCTTTTCACAATCGCTGATGCAGTTTATAGGAACAATTGTTACTATGACTGGTGCCGGCATCTTTTTGCTGGCTATTAATTTTGAACTGGGTGTTGCTACGCTCATACCAGGATTACTGATATTTCTTTTTACCAAATTTGCTTCGCCATGGATTAAAAAAAGAAATGCACTCAGCATGCAGCGTACAGGTGGCCTCAGTGCAGAGATACAGGAGAGCCTGCATAATTTTAAAGTCATCATCGCATTTAATCGAAGAGATTATTTTCGCAACCGTTTTAACGAAGCCAATCAGCAAAATTATACAAGTGCCATTGCTGCCGGTATTGCAAATAATGTATTTATACCTGTATATGGCTTTTTTGCAGGACTCGCACAACTAATTGTACTTACGTTTGGTATATATCTTATTGCTACCGGGCATTTTTCTATTGGGTTGCTGGTAAGCTATCTTGCCTATGCTACAAATTTCTATAACCCATTGCGACAACTTGCTGCATTATGGACGGGCTTCCAGGTGGCAATGGCAGGGTGGGACAGGATATCCTATATTTTAAATCTGGAAACAAACCTGCCTGTAATAGCAAGCAATACTAAAGAGAATATGAATGGTGCAATCATGGAATTTCGTGATGTTTCATTTGGGTATAATAAAGACAAAGAAATTTTGCACCACATTAATTTTACATTGGAACGCGGCAGAACGTATGCATTGGTTGGCCCAACAGGTGGCGGTAAAACAACCACTGCATCATTGATCGCAAGATTGTATGATCCTGTAAAAGGCATGGTATTGCTCAATGGTAAAGACATTCGTAGTTACCAACCTGATGAACGAAGTGACAGGATTGGTTTTATATTACAGGAACCATTTCTCTTTACGGGTACTGTGCGGGAAAATATTTTGTATAGCAACGAAGCATATAAAAATTTCAGCAATGAGCAACTTGAAGCAACCATTCAATCTGCTGGTTTGCAAAGCCTGCTCAATATTTTTGAAAAAGGTCTTGATACTGAAATAACCTCAGGCGGAGAAAGCATAAGTCTTGGTCAAAAACAGCTCATTGCCTTTATGCGTGCTGTATTGCGCAATCCTGCATTGCTTATTTTAGATGAAGCCACTGCCAATATAGATACCATCACCGAACAAATTTTGCAAGACATTCTAAACAAACTTCCCGAAAGCACTACCCGTGTAATTATTGCGCATCGCTTAAACACTATACAAAATGCAGATGAAATATTTTTTGTAAATGCCGGTGAAGTCATCCGTGCTGGTTCCTTCGATCATGCAGTGAATATGTTGTTACATGGGGAAAGAGAAAGCTAA
- a CDS encoding phenylacetate--CoA ligase family protein, with amino-acid sequence MDHKNNIAFQSAAEIKKIQETKLKELLVYLQNNSPYYKQLFAENNIDVSKINTLEDLAALPTTGKEELQTSNDDFLCVPKNRIIEYTSTSGTIGKPVTIALSDNDLNRLALNEYSSFLCADGSASDIYQLMLTLDRQFMAGMAYYTGIRKMGAGIIRVGPGVPSLQWETIARLQPTAIVAVPSFIVKLIQFAEEHKIDLNNSSVKKAICIGENIRNTDFSLNVLGKKITNAWNIKLYSTYASTEMQTAFTECTTQHGGHLQPDLLIAELLDDDGNPVAAGNPGEVTITTLGLEAMPLLRYKTGDICIAHHESCSCGRNTLRLSPVIGRKKQMIKYKGTTLFLPALSDILNEMADIQDYVVEVYANDLGTDEILLHLVRTNETEETDHKIRAYLQARLRVSPHVKYVAKDQMMQLQFPDAGRKPRKFIDKR; translated from the coding sequence ATGGATCATAAAAACAATATTGCATTTCAATCTGCAGCAGAAATAAAAAAAATACAGGAAACAAAACTGAAGGAATTGCTTGTTTACCTGCAAAACAATTCTCCCTATTACAAACAACTTTTTGCGGAGAACAATATTGATGTTTCAAAGATCAATACGCTTGAAGATCTTGCAGCTTTACCAACAACTGGCAAAGAAGAATTACAAACAAGCAATGATGATTTTTTATGCGTCCCCAAAAACAGGATCATTGAATACACTTCTACATCAGGCACTATTGGCAAACCTGTTACCATTGCATTAAGTGATAATGATCTCAATCGTCTTGCGCTCAATGAATATTCATCTTTTTTATGCGCTGATGGTTCTGCATCTGATATATATCAACTCATGCTTACGCTTGACCGCCAGTTTATGGCAGGCATGGCATATTATACAGGCATACGAAAAATGGGTGCGGGTATTATTCGTGTTGGTCCGGGCGTTCCATCATTGCAGTGGGAAACAATTGCAAGATTGCAACCAACTGCGATCGTAGCCGTTCCTTCATTTATTGTAAAACTTATTCAATTTGCAGAAGAACATAAAATTGACCTCAATAATTCTTCTGTGAAAAAAGCAATTTGCATTGGCGAGAATATCCGCAATACAGATTTCTCTTTGAATGTGCTGGGTAAAAAAATTACGAATGCCTGGAATATTAAATTGTATTCTACCTATGCATCTACAGAGATGCAGACTGCATTCACGGAATGTACTACACAACATGGCGGACATTTGCAACCAGATCTTCTTATAGCTGAACTATTAGATGATGATGGAAACCCTGTTGCAGCAGGCAATCCCGGCGAAGTAACAATTACAACACTCGGGCTGGAAGCTATGCCACTACTACGTTACAAGACCGGTGATATCTGCATTGCTCATCACGAATCGTGTAGCTGCGGTAGAAATACTTTGCGCCTCTCTCCCGTTATCGGCCGTAAAAAACAAATGATCAAATACAAAGGCACCACGCTTTTCCTTCCTGCACTTTCAGATATTTTAAATGAGATGGCAGACATACAGGATTATGTTGTGGAAGTTTATGCAAACGATCTGGGTACAGATGAAATTTTATTACACCTTGTTCGCACAAACGAAACTGAAGAAACAGATCATAAAATACGTGCTTATTTGCAGGCAAGACTGCGTGTTAGCCCGCACGTTAAATATGTTGCCAAAGATCAAATGATGCAGTTGCAATTCCCCGATGCAGGCAGAAAACCAAGAAAATTTATTGACAAGAGATAA
- the acpS gene encoding holo-ACP synthase, which yields MIKGIGTDIIEVERIASKIQKENGFRELVFSAEEIKYCEAKTNKYEHYAARFAAKEALGKALGLGWAEGTTINEVEIRNNAEGKPYINFLGETAKKIASLNLGNIHVSLSHIKTFATAIVIIEQQHGS from the coding sequence ATGATAAAAGGCATAGGAACAGATATTATAGAAGTGGAGCGGATTGCTTCAAAAATTCAAAAAGAAAATGGATTTCGTGAACTCGTGTTCTCTGCTGAAGAAATAAAATATTGCGAAGCAAAAACAAACAAATACGAACATTACGCAGCACGCTTTGCTGCGAAAGAAGCGCTGGGAAAGGCTTTGGGCTTAGGTTGGGCAGAAGGAACAACCATAAACGAAGTGGAAATTCGCAACAACGCCGAAGGTAAACCATACATCAATTTTTTAGGAGAAACAGCAAAAAAAATTGCTTCATTGAATTTAGGAAACATTCATGTTTCTTTGTCTCACATAAAAACATTTGCAACTGCCATTGTAATTATTGAACAACAGCATGGATCATAA
- a CDS encoding C45 family autoproteolytic acyltransferase/hydolase: MLRRKKFWKRVAYVFGSFIALLLILFLYLAWIAKIDPPEIKDKSSLQLTRTEVSPDFYTLKNDWFHKSNTGLYELYTEGQPFERGVINGKLTKELIWRQEDNFSAQIKKMIPSDFYLHFLKYFIGWFNRDLAKNITEEDKEEIFGVSQSASDKYDYIGDNYSRILNYHAAHDIGHALQSMALVGCTSFGTWGAMSQDSTMIIGRNFDFYVSDDFAKEKIISFCKPSQGYKFMYVTWGGFTGVVSGMNEKGLTVTINAAKSDIPGGSATPVSLVAKEIVQYAKNIDEAIAIAKKRKMFVSESFLVGSAADKKAVVIEKTPDSLDVYDPNKNFITCANHFQGPQLSKLKSNLEQMDQSASIYRYNRLSQLLQQNGKNTVEKTIAILRDHEGINNADIGLGNEKALNQFIAHHSIVFEPEKLKVWISTSPWQLGQFVCYDLTKVFAMAGSKKDQEIYDTALTVPADPFMQTQQFKNFLDYRNYAHEITDGKTINADNIIAKNPNYYHAYVLAGDYSYKKEEYKKALSYYKTALTKVIATKKEEDHIKAQIEACNKKLAD, encoded by the coding sequence ATGCTTAGAAGAAAGAAGTTTTGGAAAAGGGTAGCATATGTGTTTGGAAGCTTTATAGCATTGCTCCTTATTTTGTTTTTATATCTGGCATGGATTGCAAAAATTGATCCGCCGGAAATAAAAGATAAAAGCAGTTTACAATTAACACGCACAGAAGTAAGCCCTGATTTTTATACACTAAAAAATGATTGGTTTCATAAAAGCAATACAGGTCTTTACGAATTATATACAGAAGGCCAACCTTTTGAACGTGGTGTTATTAATGGAAAACTTACCAAAGAATTGATCTGGCGACAGGAAGATAATTTTAGTGCGCAAATAAAAAAGATGATTCCGTCTGATTTTTATTTGCACTTTCTAAAATATTTTATTGGATGGTTCAACAGGGATCTTGCAAAAAATATTACAGAAGAAGACAAGGAAGAGATTTTTGGTGTGTCTCAATCTGCATCTGATAAATACGATTACATTGGTGATAATTATTCACGCATTTTAAATTATCATGCGGCGCACGATATTGGTCACGCATTGCAAAGCATGGCATTAGTTGGTTGCACTTCATTTGGTACATGGGGTGCTATGTCTCAGGACAGTACGATGATCATTGGTCGCAATTTTGATTTTTATGTAAGCGATGATTTTGCAAAAGAAAAGATCATTTCATTCTGCAAACCCTCACAAGGTTACAAGTTCATGTATGTAACATGGGGAGGTTTCACAGGCGTTGTTTCCGGCATGAACGAAAAAGGGCTAACAGTAACTATCAACGCCGCAAAATCAGATATACCAGGCGGCTCCGCAACGCCGGTATCTCTTGTTGCAAAAGAAATTGTGCAGTATGCAAAGAATATAGATGAAGCAATCGCCATAGCGAAGAAGAGAAAAATGTTTGTATCAGAATCTTTCCTCGTGGGTTCTGCAGCAGATAAAAAAGCGGTCGTTATTGAGAAGACCCCGGACTCTCTTGATGTGTACGATCCAAATAAAAATTTCATTACATGCGCTAATCATTTCCAGGGACCGCAGTTAAGCAAATTAAAATCAAATCTGGAACAGATGGATCAAAGTGCATCAATTTACAGATACAATCGCTTGTCTCAATTGCTGCAGCAAAATGGAAAAAACACTGTTGAAAAAACAATTGCAATTCTAAGAGATCATGAGGGTATAAATAATGCAGACATTGGTCTGGGGAACGAAAAAGCGTTGAACCAATTTATCGCACATCACTCCATTGTATTTGAACCGGAAAAATTAAAAGTGTGGATATCTACATCGCCCTGGCAATTGGGTCAGTTTGTTTGTTATGATCTTACTAAAGTATTTGCGATGGCTGGCTCAAAAAAAGACCAGGAAATTTATGATACGGCACTGACTGTACCTGCAGACCCGTTCATGCAAACACAACAGTTCAAAAATTTTCTTGATTACAGGAATTATGCACATGAAATAACTGACGGCAAGACGATTAACGCAGACAACATCATTGCAAAGAATCCAAACTATTATCATGCGTATGTTTTGGCAGGAGATTATTCTTATAAGAAAGAAGAATACAAAAAAGCGTTGAGCTATTATAAAACCGCATTAACAAAAGTTATTGCAACAAAAAAAGAGGAAGATCATATAAAAGCGCAAATAGAAGCCTGTAATAAAAAGTTAGCCGATTGA
- a CDS encoding phytoene desaturase family protein — MNGYDVIIIGSGMGGLVCGDILSREGYSVCIIEKNKQIGGCLQIYARDKVVFDSGVHYVGGLDKGQNLYQLFKYLGLMDKLKLERMDENAFDKIIISGDEKEYALAQGYENFIATLVQDFPEEATAIRAYCDKIKDICKKFPLYNLDTRDGYEEKTSILDIDTKGFIESLTGNNKLQAVLAGNNELYAGVGNETPFYVHALITNSYIESSWKCVDGGSQIAKYMAKNIRTNGGTIFRNTKAVSIVEDKGKVDHVILEDGSKLYAEHFISNLHPVKTLQLTETTVFKQAYKNRMHSLKDTISCFIVNIVLKKDSYKYHTHNYYWHREGHLWSQTAYTEQDWPLGYAIFISATSRSKEYAEGFTIFTYMRYEEVKEWENTFNTVSAESSRGESYEAFKKRKAEKLIDVVSEKFPMLRSCIKSYYTSTPLSFRDYIGTDNGSLYGIAKDYKEPLKTFISPRTKLPNLYFTGQNLNLHGVLGAAISGLVTCTAVMNSNEFIKKIKNA, encoded by the coding sequence ATGAATGGATACGACGTTATAATAATTGGTAGTGGCATGGGCGGTTTGGTTTGCGGAGACATTCTTAGCCGCGAAGGTTATAGCGTGTGCATTATAGAGAAGAATAAACAAATTGGCGGGTGCCTGCAGATTTATGCAAGAGACAAAGTGGTATTCGATTCAGGTGTGCATTATGTGGGAGGGCTTGATAAAGGGCAAAATCTTTACCAGCTTTTCAAATATCTTGGATTGATGGACAAACTGAAGCTGGAAAGAATGGATGAAAATGCGTTTGATAAAATCATTATCAGTGGTGATGAAAAAGAATATGCATTGGCACAGGGCTATGAAAACTTCATTGCAACACTTGTACAGGATTTTCCCGAAGAAGCAACTGCTATAAGAGCGTACTGTGATAAAATAAAGGACATCTGTAAAAAATTCCCTTTGTACAATCTTGATACAAGAGATGGCTACGAAGAAAAAACAAGCATACTTGATATAGATACCAAAGGTTTTATTGAATCACTTACAGGTAATAATAAACTGCAGGCAGTACTTGCAGGCAATAATGAATTATATGCAGGTGTAGGCAACGAAACACCATTTTATGTGCATGCACTAATTACCAATAGCTATATAGAAAGTTCATGGAAATGTGTTGATGGCGGCTCGCAGATTGCAAAATATATGGCCAAAAATATAAGAACCAATGGCGGTACAATCTTTCGAAACACAAAAGCAGTAAGCATTGTAGAAGATAAAGGAAAAGTTGATCATGTTATCCTGGAAGATGGTTCAAAATTGTATGCGGAACATTTTATATCAAACCTGCATCCTGTAAAAACACTTCAACTTACAGAGACAACTGTTTTTAAGCAGGCTTATAAAAACAGGATGCATAGTTTAAAAGATACGATCTCCTGCTTTATTGTAAACATAGTTTTGAAAAAAGATTCTTACAAATATCATACACATAATTATTACTGGCACAGAGAAGGGCATTTATGGTCGCAGACAGCATACACGGAACAGGATTGGCCATTAGGTTATGCCATTTTTATTTCAGCAACATCAAGATCAAAAGAATATGCAGAAGGATTTACCATATTTACTTACATGCGCTATGAAGAAGTGAAAGAATGGGAAAATACTTTTAATACTGTCTCAGCAGAAAGCAGCCGTGGAGAAAGCTATGAAGCTTTCAAGAAAAGAAAAGCGGAGAAATTGATAGATGTTGTTTCTGAAAAATTTCCGATGCTTAGAAGCTGCATAAAATCTTACTACACTTCAACACCACTTTCTTTCCGTGATTATATCGGAACAGACAATGGTTCTCTTTATGGAATAGCCAAAGATTATAAAGAACCTTTAAAAACTTTTATTTCTCCACGCACTAAATTGCCAAATCTTTATTTTACAGGTCAGAACCTGAATTTGCATGGTGTACTTGGCGCAGCAATAAGTGGCCTGGTAACCTGTACGGCAGTAATGAACAGCAATGAATTCATAAAAAAAATCAAGAATGCTTAG